One Faecalispora anaeroviscerum genomic window carries:
- a CDS encoding alpha/beta fold hydrolase: MGYYVMVESNVKIFVEDLNPAGDKTILLVHGWPGDHNLFEYQLNQLPKLGYRCVAMDCRGFGLSDKPWSGYDYNRLADDLRAVIDALQLRNITLGGHSTGGAICLRYMARHNGHGVSKLALFAAAAPSLIQRPNFAYGLKRQAVLDIIQGTYTDRPKMLQGFGNMIFFHCVGKPIQDWIFQLGLQAASWSTAAVANTWLNEVLFDDMAKVNVPTLILHGLNDRVCLYPLAVAQNRGIKNSKLVSFRQCGHFLFYDQMEKFNRELIAFLQS; the protein is encoded by the coding sequence GTGGGATACTATGTAATGGTTGAATCAAATGTAAAAATTTTCGTTGAAGATCTGAATCCTGCCGGGGATAAAACCATTCTGCTTGTTCACGGGTGGCCGGGGGATCACAATTTATTTGAATACCAGTTAAACCAGCTTCCAAAACTGGGGTACCGGTGTGTTGCAATGGACTGCCGCGGCTTCGGCCTTTCTGATAAACCGTGGAGCGGTTACGACTACAATCGCCTGGCCGACGACCTGCGCGCCGTGATCGACGCCTTGCAGCTGAGGAACATTACGCTCGGCGGTCACTCCACGGGCGGGGCCATCTGCCTGCGCTATATGGCACGACATAACGGCCACGGGGTATCGAAGCTGGCGCTGTTCGCGGCGGCAGCCCCCAGCCTGATTCAACGCCCGAATTTCGCGTATGGGCTGAAGAGACAGGCGGTTCTGGACATTATTCAGGGAACATATACCGACCGCCCCAAGATGCTTCAGGGTTTTGGAAACATGATATTTTTCCACTGCGTTGGCAAACCGATTCAGGACTGGATCTTCCAGTTAGGCCTGCAGGCAGCCAGCTGGTCAACCGCCGCAGTTGCAAACACCTGGCTTAACGAGGTGCTGTTTGACGATATGGCAAAGGTGAATGTTCCCACGCTGATTTTACATGGGCTGAATGATCGAGTCTGTTTGTATCCACTGGCAGTGGCGCAGAACAGAGGAATCAAAAATTCGAAGCTGGTTTCATTCCGGCAGTGCGGCCATTTTCTGTTCTACGATCAAATGGAGAAGTTTAACCGCGAGCTGATCGCTTTTCTGCAAAGCTGA
- a CDS encoding spore coat protein CotJB yields the protein MTDQERLMRQINAYRFMAWELHIFLDTHPNNCEAAKKLEDTRKKIDELTKNYEDTYGPIGETSSQTSRWAWITGPWPWEIEEEGDN from the coding sequence ATGACAGATCAGGAAAGATTGATGCGCCAGATCAACGCGTATCGATTCATGGCGTGGGAGCTTCATATTTTTTTAGACACACATCCCAACAACTGTGAAGCCGCAAAGAAACTGGAAGACACCCGCAAGAAGATCGATGAGCTGACCAAAAATTATGAGGACACCTACGGCCCGATCGGAGAAACCAGCAGCCAAACCAGCCGCTGGGCTTGGATCACCGGCCCCTGGCCGTGGGAAATTGAAGAGGAGGGTGACAACTAA
- a CDS encoding spore coat associated protein CotJA, producing MTDNQNLQYLQNMQNMLNAQSTQNPQSMQNAQSMQPAQSMQNAQSMQNAQSMQNVQGIMQPAQSMQNAQSMQNVQSMQNAQSMQNAQSMQNAQSMQNAQGMQSVQNMQSCELTVAVSPLPAQTVVAMAYIPFQQFDTTYSAEKGFNQGTIFPDLDKPFTGKRGVLK from the coding sequence ATGACAGATAATCAGAATCTGCAGTACCTGCAAAACATGCAAAATATGCTCAACGCGCAGAGTACGCAGAATCCACAAAGCATGCAGAACGCACAGAGCATGCAGCCCGCGCAAAGTATGCAGAACGCGCAAAGTATGCAGAACGCGCAGAGCATGCAGAATGTGCAGGGTATTATGCAGCCCGCGCAAAGTATGCAGAACGCGCAAAGTATGCAGAATGTGCAGAGTATGCAGAATGCGCAGAGTATGCAGAACGCACAGAGTATGCAAAATGCGCAAAGCATGCAGAATGCGCAGGGCATGCAGAGCGTGCAGAATATGCAGAGCTGCGAACTGACCGTTGCGGTTTCACCGCTGCCGGCCCAGACGGTGGTTGCCATGGCATATATACCGTTTCAGCAATTCGACACAACGTATTCGGCGGAAAAGGGATTTAATCAGGGTACGATTTTCCCGGATCTGGATAAACCCTTTACGGGGAAAAGGGGTGTTCTAAAATGA
- a CDS encoding MFS transporter, protein MNQIKTDPTAWKKRVGWFLLSQNISLFGSSVVGFAIIWHITLTTSSGMWIMLSTICSILPQVLVSLIGGVWADRYNRKYLIMLSDGFIATATLGLAVAFLLGFQRLELLLVVSAVRSIGAGIQTPAVGAIYPQLVPQESLTKVQGINQSLNSVLLLLAPAAGGIILGWVGIVGAFFLDVTTAALAILVMSRINVERIRTEKEPDSMWAELKTGIDYTFRHPQLRNLIFCYMASFFLITPAAVLSPLLVERTFGGEIWRLTANEMVWTAGSLVGGIFVAIKGEFRNKVKTVALCLAAFGVFFALMGVAWDFLSYLIVVGISGFFLPPLSTAQTVHIQEITEPEVLGRVFSIVQLITASAMPVAILLFGPLADIVSVESILLVTGVLLVLVGIQYGRTAKWPGTGEQPVSLP, encoded by the coding sequence ATGAATCAAATCAAAACTGACCCCACCGCCTGGAAAAAGCGGGTCGGCTGGTTTTTGTTGAGCCAGAATATTTCTTTGTTCGGCTCCTCCGTTGTGGGCTTCGCCATCATATGGCACATTACCCTGACGACCTCTTCCGGCATGTGGATCATGCTTTCGACCATCTGCTCGATTCTGCCCCAGGTTCTGGTTTCGTTGATCGGGGGCGTTTGGGCTGACCGTTACAACCGCAAATACCTGATTATGCTATCAGACGGCTTTATTGCCACGGCCACGCTCGGCCTGGCCGTGGCATTTCTCCTTGGTTTTCAAAGGCTGGAGCTGCTGCTGGTTGTTTCGGCCGTACGCTCAATTGGAGCAGGAATCCAGACTCCGGCCGTGGGAGCGATCTACCCGCAGCTGGTACCGCAGGAATCACTGACCAAGGTTCAGGGAATCAACCAATCCCTGAACTCTGTTCTTCTGCTGCTTGCCCCTGCCGCAGGCGGTATCATTTTAGGCTGGGTGGGAATTGTCGGCGCCTTTTTTTTGGATGTGACGACCGCGGCTCTCGCGATTTTGGTTATGAGCCGAATTAACGTGGAACGCATTCGCACCGAAAAAGAACCCGATTCCATGTGGGCAGAACTGAAAACCGGCATCGACTACACGTTTCGCCACCCGCAGCTGCGGAATTTGATTTTTTGTTACATGGCCTCTTTTTTTCTGATTACCCCAGCGGCTGTCCTTTCTCCCCTTCTGGTGGAGCGTACCTTCGGCGGTGAAATTTGGCGCCTGACTGCGAATGAAATGGTGTGGACGGCCGGTTCGCTGGTGGGCGGAATTTTTGTGGCGATAAAAGGGGAATTCCGCAACAAGGTGAAAACCGTTGCGCTTTGCCTTGCGGCGTTCGGTGTGTTTTTCGCGCTAATGGGAGTTGCCTGGGATTTTTTGTCTTACCTGATCGTCGTGGGGATTTCCGGCTTCTTTCTGCCTCCGCTTTCCACCGCGCAGACCGTACATATTCAGGAGATCACCGAGCCGGAGGTACTGGGCCGCGTCTTTTCCATTGTGCAGCTCATCACTGCGAGCGCCATGCCGGTGGCGATTCTGCTATTCGGCCCTCTGGCCGACATCGTCAGTGTCGAATCGATTCTGCTGGTAACCGGTGTGCTGCTGGTTCTGGTGGGGATACAGTACGGCAGAACGGCAAAGTGGCCGGGAACCGGCGAACAGCCCGTTTCTTTGCCGTAG
- the cls gene encoding cardiolipin synthase, with product MKKALKSLLSRTSMIALAILVQIAVLLVMITQFSNYYVWFYSVCYVISIVVTLWILNNSDLNPTYKLAWSVAILLFPIFGGMFYLMFGRSRHNRVIRRSVSLENQSFRAYLKPDPEILEEITAQNPDAGAQVRYLQRYSNCPVCRNGSAVYFPSGESKFRTLVEELKKAEHFIFLEYFIIREGVMWNTVLEILAQKARQGVEVRVLYDDMGCLFTLPFKYSRRLERMGIQCSVFNSFVPFLSTLMNNRDHRKIVVIDGKVAFTGGVNLADEYINLSPRFGQWKDAAIMIRGDAVWNFTVMFLSLWGFERKITEDYEKFRVPQEPGEPQEGGYVLPYSDNPLDWEPVGRNVYLNLIGRAKKYLYINTPYLIPDNEVLTALCNAAKSGVDVRIITPHIPDKKLVYMVTRANYEVLVKNGVKIYEFIPGFNHAKTVVCDDEYGIVGTINFDYRSFYMHFECAAWMFRCPAIGSMRDEYLLSLSQCRQVVHAECRSNRWFVRALNSVLNLFAPLM from the coding sequence ATGAAAAAGGCACTAAAAAGTCTGCTTAGCCGCACCTCGATGATCGCACTGGCCATTCTCGTGCAGATTGCGGTGCTGCTGGTGATGATCACACAGTTCAGCAATTATTATGTATGGTTTTATAGCGTCTGCTACGTTATCAGTATTGTGGTAACGCTATGGATTTTAAATAACAGCGATCTAAATCCTACTTACAAGCTGGCTTGGAGTGTAGCTATTCTGTTATTCCCCATTTTTGGCGGAATGTTTTATTTGATGTTCGGCCGCAGTCGCCACAATCGGGTGATCCGCCGCAGTGTTTCACTTGAAAACCAAAGCTTTCGAGCATATTTAAAGCCAGACCCCGAAATTTTGGAGGAGATCACGGCGCAGAATCCAGATGCGGGCGCGCAGGTGCGATATTTACAGCGATATTCGAACTGCCCGGTCTGCCGAAATGGTTCGGCTGTCTATTTCCCGAGCGGAGAGTCTAAGTTCCGCACTCTGGTAGAAGAGCTGAAAAAAGCGGAGCATTTCATCTTCCTCGAATATTTCATTATCCGCGAGGGAGTGATGTGGAATACCGTTCTGGAGATTCTCGCGCAAAAGGCCCGGCAAGGAGTGGAGGTGCGGGTGCTGTATGACGACATGGGCTGCCTCTTTACACTGCCGTTCAAATACAGCCGCCGCCTTGAGAGAATGGGAATCCAATGCAGCGTGTTTAACAGCTTTGTGCCGTTCCTTTCCACCTTGATGAATAATCGTGATCACCGCAAAATTGTGGTGATTGACGGCAAGGTTGCCTTTACCGGCGGCGTAAACCTTGCCGATGAATATATTAATTTGTCTCCGCGCTTCGGTCAGTGGAAGGACGCCGCCATTATGATTCGCGGAGATGCGGTGTGGAATTTTACAGTGATGTTTCTGTCCCTGTGGGGATTTGAGCGCAAAATCACGGAGGATTACGAGAAATTTCGCGTCCCGCAGGAGCCGGGCGAGCCGCAGGAGGGCGGATATGTTCTGCCGTACAGCGACAATCCCTTGGATTGGGAGCCGGTGGGACGTAATGTATACCTGAATCTGATCGGCCGCGCAAAAAAATACCTGTATATTAATACGCCGTATTTGATCCCGGATAACGAAGTTCTAACGGCGCTGTGCAACGCGGCCAAAAGCGGGGTGGATGTCCGAATTATCACGCCGCATATTCCGGACAAAAAGTTGGTTTACATGGTCACCCGCGCCAACTACGAGGTGCTGGTGAAAAACGGGGTGAAAATCTACGAGTTTATTCCCGGCTTTAACCACGCGAAAACGGTTGTCTGCGATGATGAATACGGGATTGTTGGAACGATCAATTTCGATTACCGCAGCTTTTACATGCACTTTGAGTGCGCGGCGTGGATGTTCCGGTGCCCAGCCATTGGCAGCATGCGGGATGAATACCTGCTTTCTCTTTCGCAGTGCAGGCAGGTGGTGCATGCCGAGTGCCGCAGCAACAGATGGTTTGTTCGTGCGCTCAACAGCGTGCTGAATCTATTTGCCCCCTTAATGTAA
- a CDS encoding DegV family protein, whose amino-acid sequence MKDYALITDATCDLPAEVLEKLDVRVIPMEFQIGGTLYQHYPDAREMNLTTFYERMTAGETPSTSQINQLTYFKYFEAILEAGMDVVYLSLTSGLSGTYQSSRIIAAELEEKYPEQRVVCIDTLCASIGQGLFVILAAQKKQEGLTIDELVAWARQSHLHVAQWFTVDDLNHLRRGGRISSVAALAGSALGIKPVLHVDSEGKLVAAMKVRGRRKSMDALIERIAQTGINPAEQVILVGHGNSEKDAKQLKQEIRERFRPKEIILCEIGPVIGSHVGPGMLAVSFWASEN is encoded by the coding sequence TTGAAAGACTATGCCTTAATCACAGACGCTACCTGCGATCTTCCCGCAGAGGTTTTGGAAAAGCTGGATGTTCGGGTCATCCCGATGGAATTTCAGATTGGTGGAACCCTATATCAGCATTATCCGGATGCGCGGGAAATGAATCTGACTACCTTTTATGAGCGGATGACAGCGGGAGAAACCCCTTCTACCTCGCAGATTAACCAGCTCACTTATTTTAAATATTTCGAAGCTATACTGGAAGCGGGCATGGACGTTGTGTACCTGAGCCTCACCTCGGGATTGAGCGGCACCTACCAGTCTTCACGCATCATTGCGGCGGAGCTGGAAGAAAAATACCCGGAGCAGCGGGTTGTTTGCATCGATACGCTGTGCGCTTCCATTGGGCAGGGGTTGTTTGTGATTCTGGCCGCCCAGAAAAAGCAGGAGGGACTGACGATCGACGAACTGGTCGCGTGGGCTCGGCAAAGCCACCTGCACGTTGCCCAGTGGTTTACCGTAGACGACCTCAATCACTTGCGCCGTGGCGGGCGGATCTCGTCTGTTGCCGCGCTAGCCGGCTCGGCTCTTGGCATAAAGCCTGTGCTGCACGTAGACAGCGAAGGCAAGCTTGTCGCCGCGATGAAGGTGCGCGGGCGCAGAAAATCGATGGACGCCCTAATTGAACGAATCGCCCAAACCGGCATTAATCCGGCTGAGCAGGTGATTCTGGTAGGGCACGGCAACAGTGAAAAAGACGCCAAGCAGTTAAAGCAAGAGATTCGCGAGCGTTTTCGCCCAAAAGAGATTATTCTCTGCGAAATCGGCCCCGTAATCGGGTCACACGTCGGGCCCGGAATGCTGGCCGTTTCCTTTTGGGCCAGCGAAAACTGA